One Helicobacter suis HS1 genomic window, CCAAAAGCGCATAATGCCGCCCCCTGCTAGCACGGTTAACACTCTTTACTGTGCCACCATGCAGGCTACACTAGCCCAAATCGTAGAAGTTGAGGCGACATTTACTAGAGCTCTTCCGGCCTTTGTCATTTCAGGTTTGCCCAATAGCGCGATTCAAGAATCTAAACAAAGGGTACAATCTGCTCTCCAAAATAACGGCTTTAGCTTCCCCCCTCTTAAAATCACAATCAATCTCTCCCCAGCAGATTTACCCAAAAGTGGGAGTCATTTTGATCTGCCTATGGCTTTACTTGTGGCTTTACAAAAAAGATCATTAGAGGGAAAATGGTTTGCCTTTGGGGAATTGGGTTTAGATGGCCGTGTTAAATACAACCAAGCTATTTTTCCCATGCTCTTAGACATCGCCATTAAAGAACCCCATGCCCATGTAATCGTGCCTAAATTAGGTGAAGAACTTTTTGCTCTGATCCCTAATTTACACTTCCATTATGTAGAAAATCTCCAAGAGGCTTTAGAGACTATTTTATATAATACCCCCGCTACGCCCCAAAAAACCCAATTAGCCTTTGAATCTTTAGAACTTCAAGGGCAACGCTACTACTATATGCGCGATTTTGCGCTAGATTTTAAAGATGTAAAAGGACAAGAGCTAGCTAAAGAGGCCGCTCTTATTGCTGCCTCTGGAATGCATAATATTATTTTTGAGGGTAGTCCGGGCTGTGGTAAAAGCATGGTAGCCAAGCGCATGCGCTATATTCTGCCCCCTTCTACTCTTTCTGAAATGATTGAGGGGGTTAAGTTGCGCATTTTAAGCCACCAAGATAGCGCTTATAGCCCGCTTAGAAGTTTTAGAAACCCCCACCAAAGCGCCTCCAAAGCTAGTATTTTAGGTTCTACAAATGCTAGTTTGCCAAGACCCGGTGAAATTGCCCTAGCCCATAATGGCATTTTATTTTTTGATGAACTCCCCCATTTTAAAAGAGATGTTTTAGAGTCTTTGCGCGAGCCAATGGAGAATAATAAACTAGTGATCTCTAGGGTGCATAGTAAAATTGAATACAACACCTCATTTTTATTTATAGGGGCGATGAATCCTTGCCCTTGTGGGAATTTAATGGATAAGAATAAAGTATGCCGTTGCCAAGAAAGAGAAATTATTGCCTATAAAAACCGCTTGAGTGAACCTTTTTTAGATCGCATTGATTTATTTGTGCAAATGGCTAGTTCAAGAGAAGATGTTAAAAGTAGAGTGAGTTCAGAAGCGTTGCACCAACAAATGCTAGAAGCCTTTAAAATGCAAAAGATACGGGGGCAAAGTGAACTGAATGGAAAACTCCAAGAGAGTCAAATTGAGGAATTTTGTTTATTAACACAGGAAGCACAACACCTACTAGATCAAGCAATCTTGCGCTTTAATTTTTCAGAAAGAGCCGTGCATAAAAGCAAGAAAATAGCGCGCACCATTGCCGATTTACAAAGAAGCGAGATAATAGAAAAAGAACATGTGTTAAAAGCGTTGCATTTTAGAAAAGTGGCTTAAACTTATGGAGGAAGGCATGCAAAAGTATTATTTTAAAGGGCTTGATTGTCCAGATTGTGCCAATAAATTAGAAATAGAATTAAACAAACAAAGTTACATCAAAGCCGCTCAGGTATCTTTTAACACGGGTACTTTGTATTTAGATACAAAGGATATTCAAAAGGCTTTAAAGCTCATTGAAGAATTAGAACCGGAGATGATTCTTTCTAATAAGCAAGATCACCCTTCTCCAGACTCTTTAAGTATCTATCCAATTTTAAGCTCCATTGGGCTTTATTTAGTTGCTGTTATAGCGCTACATTTTACACAAGTTGTTTTTGTGCGCTATTTAGCTTTTATAATTTTGGCTGGAGTGTATGCATTTGCTGGTAAAGATGTTTTTCTAGGGGCTCTTAGAGGTGTAAAAAATAGACGCTTCTTTGATGAAAATACCTTAATGTTAAGCGCCACCATTGCTGCCTTTTGCGTGGGGGCTTATGAAGAGTCGGTTTCTGTCATGGTGTTTTATGCAACCGGAGAGTTTTTACAAAAATTGGCGATCAACCGCTCTAAACGATCGCTACAATCTCTACTAGATGTTGCGCCTAATTTTGCCTCTCTTAAACAAGGAGAGACTTTAGAGCAAGTGCGCCCGGAGGATTTAAAAATAGGCGATGTGGTGGTGGTTAAAGTGGGGGAGAAAATCCCTACAGACGGGGTTGTGCTTTTAGGAGAAAGCATGCTTGATCAAAAACCTCTAACTGGAGAATCTTTACCTGTAAATGTAAGAGAAAAAGATAAAGTGTTAGGGGGGAGTATTAATTTAAAAGCGGTATTAGAAATTGAAGTGAGTAAGGCTTATACCGATTCTTCTATTGCTAAGATTGTTGACATGGTCTCTCATGCAGTTAGTCAGAAATCCCAGACCGAAAAACTCATTAGTGTATTTGCGCGTTATTACACCCCTGCAGTTTTTTGTATTGCTCTCATGATTGCTTGTATTCCGCCTCTTTTAGGGCATGGGAGTTTTGATGAGTGGATTTATCGCGGACTGGTTGCTTTAATGGTGAGTTGTCCGTGTGCTTTAGTGATTTCTATTCCATTAGGCTATTTTGGCGGGGTGGGGGCGGCTAGCAAATGTGGCATTTTAATTAAAGATGTACACACCTTAGAAACCCTCAATCAAGTTAAAAATATCGCCTTTGATAAAACCGGGACTCTAAGTAAGGGGGAGTTTCAAGTTATAAGAGTGGTGAGTGAACCTCCCTTTACTCAAGAAGATGTGTTGCGTTTTGCTAGTTGCGCACAGATTTTATCTACCCACCCTATCGCCCTCTCTATCCAAAAAGCCTATACAAGTGCTTGCAAACACCAAATTGAAGAGTATCAAGAAATTAGCGGTCTAGGCGTGCAGGCTAAATGCCATGCTAATTTAATCATCGCGGGTAATGATCAAATTTTGCATAAATACAATATCCCCCACACTTGCTGTAGTTTAGAGGGCACGATTGTACATGTCGCTTCTAATGGGGAATACATCGGTTATATCGTGCTAGCCGATACACTCAAAGAGGACGCTAAAGAATCTTTAGAGCGCTTAAAAAAAGAGGGGATTAGTAACTTTTGTATTTTAAGTGGGGATAATGAGAGCACCACTAAAAACATGGCAAAAATTTTACATTGTAATTATCAGGCCGGATTATTACCAGAGCAAAAAGTCCAAGCCTTTAAATCTTTCCAGCAAAATAACAAAGGTAAAAGTGCTTTCATTGGAGATGGCATTAATGATGCGCCTACTTTGGCTTTGGCCGATGTGGGCATGGGTATGGGCAGTGCTAGTGAGATTAGCAAAGAAAGCGCAGATATTGTCATTACAAATAACGCGTTAAACTCTGTGGTGCAGGTTTTTAAAATCGCTAAGAAAACAAGATACATCTGTGGTATAAATATTATCTTTGCTTTGGGGGTAAAAGCGGCCTTTTTGATTTTAGGGGTTTTTGGGGAAGCGACTTTGTGGGAAGCCGTATTTGGAGATGTGGGTGTTACTCTCATTGCCCTAGCTAATTCTATGCGCACAATGTGGGTTAAATAATGGTTAAATTTATTAGGCTACAATGCGC contains:
- a CDS encoding YifB family Mg chelatase-like AAA ATPase → MPPPASTVNTLYCATMQATLAQIVEVEATFTRALPAFVISGLPNSAIQESKQRVQSALQNNGFSFPPLKITINLSPADLPKSGSHFDLPMALLVALQKRSLEGKWFAFGELGLDGRVKYNQAIFPMLLDIAIKEPHAHVIVPKLGEELFALIPNLHFHYVENLQEALETILYNTPATPQKTQLAFESLELQGQRYYYMRDFALDFKDVKGQELAKEAALIAASGMHNIIFEGSPGCGKSMVAKRMRYILPPSTLSEMIEGVKLRILSHQDSAYSPLRSFRNPHQSASKASILGSTNASLPRPGEIALAHNGILFFDELPHFKRDVLESLREPMENNKLVISRVHSKIEYNTSFLFIGAMNPCPCGNLMDKNKVCRCQEREIIAYKNRLSEPFLDRIDLFVQMASSREDVKSRVSSEALHQQMLEAFKMQKIRGQSELNGKLQESQIEEFCLLTQEAQHLLDQAILRFNFSERAVHKSKKIARTIADLQRSEIIEKEHVLKALHFRKVA
- a CDS encoding heavy metal translocating P-type ATPase, with amino-acid sequence MQKYYFKGLDCPDCANKLEIELNKQSYIKAAQVSFNTGTLYLDTKDIQKALKLIEELEPEMILSNKQDHPSPDSLSIYPILSSIGLYLVAVIALHFTQVVFVRYLAFIILAGVYAFAGKDVFLGALRGVKNRRFFDENTLMLSATIAAFCVGAYEESVSVMVFYATGEFLQKLAINRSKRSLQSLLDVAPNFASLKQGETLEQVRPEDLKIGDVVVVKVGEKIPTDGVVLLGESMLDQKPLTGESLPVNVREKDKVLGGSINLKAVLEIEVSKAYTDSSIAKIVDMVSHAVSQKSQTEKLISVFARYYTPAVFCIALMIACIPPLLGHGSFDEWIYRGLVALMVSCPCALVISIPLGYFGGVGAASKCGILIKDVHTLETLNQVKNIAFDKTGTLSKGEFQVIRVVSEPPFTQEDVLRFASCAQILSTHPIALSIQKAYTSACKHQIEEYQEISGLGVQAKCHANLIIAGNDQILHKYNIPHTCCSLEGTIVHVASNGEYIGYIVLADTLKEDAKESLERLKKEGISNFCILSGDNESTTKNMAKILHCNYQAGLLPEQKVQAFKSFQQNNKGKSAFIGDGINDAPTLALADVGMGMGSASEISKESADIVITNNALNSVVQVFKIAKKTRYICGINIIFALGVKAAFLILGVFGEATLWEAVFGDVGVTLIALANSMRTMWVK